A single window of Corythoichthys intestinalis isolate RoL2023-P3 chromosome 21, ASM3026506v1, whole genome shotgun sequence DNA harbors:
- the LOC130909521 gene encoding inward rectifier potassium channel 16-like, with protein MQKLYQSVDGGGGVTAVTTQTSPKRRYVRKEGSCDVVFRHVPEEWLLFVTDIFTTLVEIRWRVMFLIFALSYILSWLFFGLLFWVIALAHGDEQDHGTTPCVYEVRSFTAAFLFSLETQTTIGYGARGMSENCPVAIVVVTIQDVVSCFIDTFVIGIAVAKMASARKRAQTVGFSNCAVVNLRDGYLCLTWRVGDFRRNHLVEGTARAQIVRSHTHITGRVDITYQDLLIQQPDIILVTPTAICHRIQEDSPLYGMSPGDLSRSDLEVVVSFTYTDDSTGTLHQTRTSYTREDILWGHVFQEMIRAGRRRYVVDYLLFNQTAKVQLPEISAEAYRLKKRSRPSSRPSPRCARPEAVPTPPKLTLTLPDAQPDERLEK; from the coding sequence ATGCAGAAGTTGTACCAAAGCGTGGACGGAGGCGGCGGCGTGACAGCGGTGACTACGCAGACAAGTCCCAAGCGGCGCTATGTCCGCAAAGAGGGCAGCTGTGACGTGGTTTTCCGCCACGTTCCCGAGGAGTGGCTCCTGTTCGTCACTGACATCTTCACCACCCTGGTGGAGATCCGCTGGAGGGTGATGTTCCTCATCTTCGCGCTGTCCTACATCCTGTCTTGGCTCTTCTTCGGGCTCCTCTTCTGGGTCATCGCGCTGGCCCATGGCGACGAGCAGGACCACGGGACGACGCCTTGCGTCTACGAGGTCCGCAGCTTCACCGCCGCCTTCCTCTTCTCGCTGGAGACTCAAACCACTATCGGCTACGGCGCCCGAGGGATGTCGGAGAACTGCCCCGTGGCCATCGTGGTGGTGACCATCCAGGATGTTGTCAGCTGTTTCATCGACACCTTCGTCATCGGCATCGCCGTGGCCAAGATGGCCTCGGCTCGCAAGCGAGCCCAGACTGTGGGCTTTAGCAACTGCGCCGTGGTCAACCTCCGCGACGGCTATCTATGCCTTACCTGGCGAGTGGGTGACTTCCGCCGCAACCACCTGGTGGAGGGTACGGCGCGCGCTCAGATCGTGCGCTCCCACACCCACATCACCGGCCGGGTGGACATCACCTACCAGGACCTGCTGATCCAGCAGCCGGACATCATCCTGGTGACACCCACCGCTATCTGCCACCGCATTCAAGAGGACAGCCCGCTTTACGGGATGAGCCCGGGCGACCTATCACGCTCCGACCTGGAGGTGGTGGTGTCCTTCACATACACCGACGACAGCACGGGAACGCTGCACCAGACGCGCACGTCCTACACCCGCGAAGACATCTTGTGGGGCCACGTCTTCCAGGAAATGATCCGAGCCGGGAGGAGGCGCTACGTGGTGGACTACCTGCTTTTCAACCAGACCGCCAAGGTCCAATTGCCCGAGATCAGCGCAGAAGCGTACCGGCTCAAGAAACGGTCGCGGCCCTCGTCGAGACCTTCGCCACGCTGTGCTCGCCCTGAAGCTGTCCCGACCCCCCCGAAATTGACACTGACTCTGCCAGATGCCCAACCGGACGAGCGGCTGGAAAAGTAG